One Jannaschia sp. GRR-S6-38 genomic window carries:
- the mdoH gene encoding glucans biosynthesis glucosyltransferase MdoH, protein MTAEMPPVAPLAHPRQDLRRAFRDDTAPDPARDPQAVRWRAGTFLPATLATGALAWAFLSYFAEGGTTWAEGLLAALIAVGFFWIALTFVTVLAGAAAMQRRIAPETGPVTPLRVALLVPVHEEAPWDVFGNAAAMLERLGRAPGAHDWALYILSDTRDPHRAAQEEAAFAALRRRLPWAAIWYRRRTRNTDRKVGNLAQWLANWGGAHDAMLILDADSLMSAGAIRTLADAMGRDPAAGLIQSFPQLIGAGTLFARAQQFANAIYGVALAEGLARWTGREGNYWGHNAILRTQAFAASAGLPHLRGRGGREQLILSHDFVEAGLMRRAGWAVRFLPRLRGSYEETPPTLIDHVLRDRRWCRGNLQHLGLLGTRGFHALSRFHLFHGAVGYLLSPLWFLLLTLWAVIGVSADRSVINYFSPANPTLPNWPEMSPVNHVWLMAALYALLLAPKLIGAAALVAAGTPLARLGGAGRFTLSLVVEIAVSIAYAPILMVQQTLAVGAALLGTRLDWLPQARAGSRPGWGGLLRFHAVETGLGALLLAGMLTGYVSLWLLPIMASLLLAAPLSLLSARPAPRLMPVPQEVRAPLVARRAQRWREELRALLAPTPAE, encoded by the coding sequence ATGACCGCCGAGATGCCACCCGTCGCGCCGCTGGCGCATCCGCGCCAGGACCTGCGGCGCGCCTTTCGCGACGACACGGCCCCCGATCCGGCCCGCGATCCGCAGGCCGTGCGCTGGCGCGCGGGGACCTTCCTGCCGGCCACGCTCGCCACCGGCGCGCTGGCCTGGGCCTTCCTGTCCTATTTCGCCGAGGGCGGAACGACATGGGCCGAGGGGCTCCTGGCTGCGCTGATCGCCGTGGGCTTCTTCTGGATCGCGCTGACCTTCGTGACCGTGCTGGCGGGCGCGGCCGCCATGCAGCGCCGCATCGCCCCCGAGACCGGTCCCGTCACGCCGCTGCGCGTGGCCCTGCTGGTCCCGGTCCACGAGGAGGCGCCCTGGGACGTCTTCGGCAACGCCGCCGCGATGCTCGAGCGGCTGGGCCGCGCGCCCGGCGCGCATGACTGGGCCCTCTACATCCTGTCGGACACGCGCGATCCGCATCGCGCCGCGCAGGAAGAGGCCGCTTTCGCCGCGCTGCGCAGGCGCCTGCCCTGGGCCGCGATCTGGTATCGCCGCCGGACGCGCAACACCGACCGCAAGGTCGGCAACCTGGCGCAATGGCTGGCGAATTGGGGCGGGGCGCATGATGCCATGCTGATCCTCGACGCCGACAGCCTGATGAGCGCCGGCGCCATCCGGACGCTCGCCGACGCGATGGGCCGCGACCCGGCGGCCGGGCTGATCCAGTCCTTCCCGCAGCTGATCGGTGCGGGCACGCTCTTCGCCCGGGCGCAGCAATTCGCCAACGCGATCTACGGCGTGGCCCTGGCCGAGGGCCTGGCCCGCTGGACCGGGCGCGAGGGCAATTACTGGGGCCACAACGCCATCCTGCGGACCCAGGCCTTCGCCGCCTCGGCGGGCCTGCCGCACCTGCGCGGCCGCGGCGGGCGCGAGCAGCTGATCCTCAGCCACGATTTCGTCGAGGCCGGGCTGATGCGCCGGGCGGGCTGGGCCGTGCGCTTCCTGCCCCGCCTGCGCGGCAGCTACGAGGAGACGCCGCCCACGCTGATCGACCACGTCCTGCGCGACCGGCGCTGGTGCCGCGGCAACCTGCAGCATCTCGGCCTTCTGGGCACGCGCGGCTTCCACGCCCTGTCGCGCTTCCATCTGTTCCACGGCGCGGTGGGCTACCTGCTCTCGCCGCTCTGGTTCCTGCTTCTGACCCTCTGGGCGGTCATCGGCGTCAGCGCCGACCGCTCCGTCATCAACTATTTCTCGCCCGCCAATCCCACCCTGCCGAACTGGCCCGAGATGTCGCCGGTGAACCATGTCTGGCTGATGGCCGCGCTCTACGCGCTTCTGCTGGCGCCGAAGCTGATCGGGGCGGCAGCCTTGGTGGCCGCGGGCACGCCGCTCGCGCGGCTCGGCGGGGCCGGGCGCTTCACGCTGTCGTTGGTCGTCGAGATCGCCGTCTCCATCGCCTATGCGCCGATCCTGATGGTCCAGCAGACGCTGGCCGTCGGGGCCGCGCTCCTGGGCACGCGGCTCGACTGGCTGCCGCAGGCGCGGGCGGGATCGCGGCCCGGCTGGGGCGGGCTTTTGCGCTTTCACGCGGTCGAGACCGGGCTCGGCGCCCTGCTGCTCGCGGGAATGCTGACCGGCTATGTCTCGCTCTGGCTTCTGCCGATCATGGCGAGCCTCCTGCTAGCCGCGCCGCTCTCGCTGCTTTCGGCCCGTCCCGCGCCGCGCCTGATGCCCGTCCCGCAGGAAGTCCGCGCGCCGCTGGTGGCCCGCCGCGCACAGCGCTGGCGCGAGGAGCTGCGCGCGCTGCTGGCGCCGACCCCGGCGGAATAG
- a CDS encoding alpha/beta hydrolase family esterase, protein MRALALLLAVCATAAQACPGRDAPCEIDGGTYRIVLPEGAAPAPAVVFLHGFGGSGAGVLRQTGMVSSLTARGWAVIAPDGRPRQGRNGLRWSFDGAEGRTADAFLRAVAADAAARHGVDAGRMVLAGFSNGAFMVTYLACRDPEAFAAYAPLSGGFWEPQPERCAGPVRLLQTHGWRDPTVPLEGRPLGGGRRVQGDIFAGLQLWRETNGCQWDDPEGYATTGQFMRRRWDCGAGSALEMALFPGGHGVPDGWADLMLDWFEALPD, encoded by the coding sequence TTGAGGGCGCTGGCGCTCCTGTTGGCCGTCTGCGCGACCGCCGCGCAGGCCTGTCCGGGCCGCGACGCGCCCTGCGAGATCGACGGGGGCACCTATCGCATCGTCCTGCCCGAGGGCGCGGCCCCCGCGCCGGCGGTGGTCTTCCTGCACGGGTTCGGCGGCTCGGGCGCGGGTGTCCTGCGACAGACCGGGATGGTGTCGTCGCTCACGGCGCGGGGCTGGGCCGTGATCGCGCCCGACGGCCGGCCGCGCCAGGGCCGGAACGGGCTGCGCTGGAGCTTCGACGGGGCCGAGGGCCGCACGGCCGACGCCTTCCTGCGCGCGGTCGCCGCGGATGCCGCGGCGCGCCACGGGGTCGATGCCGGTCGGATGGTCCTGGCCGGCTTCTCGAACGGCGCCTTCATGGTCACCTATCTCGCCTGCCGCGACCCGGAAGCCTTCGCCGCCTATGCGCCGCTCTCGGGCGGGTTCTGGGAGCCGCAGCCCGAGCGCTGCGCCGGGCCGGTCCGGCTGTTGCAGACCCATGGCTGGCGGGATCCGACCGTGCCGCTGGAGGGCCGGCCACTCGGCGGCGGGCGTCGGGTCCAGGGCGACATCTTCGCGGGGCTGCAGCTCTGGCGCGAGACGAATGGCTGCCAATGGGACGACCCGGAGGGCTATGCCACCACGGGGCAGTTCATGCGGCGGCGATGGGATTGCGGCGCGGGCTCGGCGCTGGAGATGGCGCTGTTTCCGGGCGGGCACGGCGTGCCGGACGGCTGGGCGGACCTGATGCTCGACTGGTTCGAGGCGTTGCCCGACTGA
- a CDS encoding rhodanese-like domain-containing protein → MGDEREFSRRRMMGLGGLAIAAAGIAGGWALVRRDRFEGATLTAPEALEAVRAGELLLVDIRRPDEWASTGIPEGAEPLDMRRDDFVEALEALAGGTDRPVALICARGVRSDRMSAALEAAGFTTVADVSEGMLGSSAGPGWLARGLPVARP, encoded by the coding sequence ATGGGTGACGAACGCGAATTCTCGCGCCGGCGGATGATGGGGCTGGGCGGTCTGGCGATCGCCGCGGCGGGCATCGCCGGGGGCTGGGCGCTGGTCCGGCGCGACCGCTTCGAAGGCGCGACGCTGACCGCGCCCGAGGCGCTGGAGGCCGTGCGCGCGGGCGAACTGCTGCTGGTCGATATCCGCCGCCCCGACGAATGGGCCAGCACCGGTATCCCCGAGGGGGCCGAGCCGCTCGACATGCGGCGGGATGATTTCGTCGAAGCGCTGGAGGCGCTGGCAGGCGGCACCGATCGTCCGGTGGCCTTGATCTGCGCGCGCGGCGTCCGGTCGGACCGGATGTCGGCGGCGCTGGAGGCGGCGGGGTTCACCACGGTCGCCGATGTCAGCGAAGGGATGCTGGGCTCCTCGGCCGGGCCCGGCTGGCTGGCGCGCGGCTTGCCGGTGGCGCGGCCTTGA
- a CDS encoding polysaccharide deacetylase family protein has protein sequence MPQAATITTGRRPSGWISPRVTSSPETPRMLAAHGYDWHGDVLDADLPYVQRFGEREILAIPMSIEFNDLPHAMRFGRTPAQFVEIFRDALNGVKSLPAATVILGEFAHGHCYG, from the coding sequence GTGCCGCAGGCGGCGACGATCACGACGGGGCGCCGACCCTCCGGCTGGATCAGCCCGCGCGTCACGTCCTCGCCCGAGACACCGCGGATGCTCGCGGCGCATGGCTACGACTGGCACGGCGACGTGCTGGACGCGGATCTGCCCTATGTCCAGCGCTTCGGCGAACGCGAGATATTGGCAATTCCGATGTCGATCGAGTTCAACGACTTGCCGCATGCCATGCGCTTCGGCCGGACACCGGCGCAGTTCGTCGAGATCTTCCGCGACGCGCTCAACGGAGTGAAGTCGCTACCGGCGGCGACGGTCATACTGGGCGAATTCGCCCATGGGCACTGCTACGGATGA